The following is a genomic window from Tachyglossus aculeatus isolate mTacAcu1 chromosome 19, mTacAcu1.pri, whole genome shotgun sequence.
TCATTTCAGGAAAACAAGTGAGAACCAAACTTTCCCAGGCCTTCGATCACTGGCTGAATGTTCCAGAAGACAAGAAACAGGTATTGTGGTGCTCGTGGGAACGGCTGTGAAGAGCTCTATGGTTTTCTACGTTCAGTCCTCGGCTCCACAAATTCCAAATATCGCTCTCCGCTCCAGCTGcctataaaagcagcgtggctcagtggctttggagtcagaggtcatgggttcaaaccccggcaccgccaactgtcagctgtgtgactttgggcaagtcactatgttgccaacttgtactgcccaagcgcttagtacagtgctctgcacacggcaggtgctcaataaatacgactgaatgaatgaatgaatgaacttctcggtgcctcagatacctcatctgtaaaatggggattaagaccgtgagccccccgtgggacaacctgatcaccttgtaaccgccccagcgctcagaacagtgctttgcacatagcaagtgcttaataaacgccatcattattattattattagggtggatATGTTAGAACctagatggggcttacagtctaaatatctacccccgtgcttagcacCTAGCTCCAGTGTGGAGTGGCTCTTCGAAGCCCCGACCGTGCCTTCCTTCGTTACGCTTCTCCAGTAGCCACCCGGGCCCTCGATACTCCGGCTAGACGTCCGTTCTCACCTGTGGGCGGGGGACGCGTCGCGAGCCGACGGGAAGTTCAAAACACGGCGCCGCGCCGTGCCCGGCGTTCCCTTTCTTCCCAACAGGTGATCATCGAAGTGACGGAGATGTTGCACAACGCCAGCTTACTCATCGACGACATCGAAGACAACTCCAAGCTACGCCGGGGCTTCCCCGTGGCCCACAGCATCTACGGCATCCCGTCCGTGATCAATTCCGCCAACTACGTCTATTTCCTGGGCCTCGAGAAGGTCCTGACGCTCAACCACCCCGACGCCGTGAGACTCTTCACGCGCCAGCTCCTGGAACTCCACCAGGGCCAAGGGCTGGATATTTACTGGCGGGATAATTACACGTGCCCCACCGAAGAGGAGTACAGGGCCATGGTGCTGCAGAAGACGGGCGGCCTCTTCGGCTTGGCGGTGGGGCTCATGCAGCTGTTCTCCAGCTACAAAGAGGACCTGAAGCCGCTCCTCGACACCCTCGGCCTCTTCTTCCAAATCCGAGACGACTACGCCAACCTCCACTCCAAGGAGTACAGCGAGAACAAAAGCTTCTGCGAAGACCTGACGGAGGGCAAGTTCTCGTTCCCCACCATCCACGCCATCTGGTCCCGCCCGGAGAGCACCCAGGTGCAGAACATCCTGCGCCAAAGGACGGAAAACGTAGACATCAAAAAGTACTGCGTCCACTACCTGGAGGACGCGGGCTCCTTCGAGTACACCCGGCAGACGCTGAAGGCGCTGGAATCGGAGGCTTATAAACAAATCGAGGCCCTCGGCGGGAACCCGGAGCTGGTGGCTCTGATCCGGCACCTGAGCGAGATGTTCCGAGAGGACGACGGAAACTAGCCTGCTCCCGACGCGGGCGGCGGCGGGGCTCCTTCGTCGACCTCCGCTCTGGCCCGTAAACGGTTCTGATCGGCGGGCGGGGggctattcattgagcgcctaccgtgggagaggacgatagagtaGAATCGGACCCATCGGATCCGGGGAAAACGGCAGCCccgctccctccccgtccccaccaaGCAAAGTCAGAAACCACCTAAGTGGCCCTAAGGTGTCCGAACCGTCCGTTGTTATAACAACGAAGCAGTTAGACGACCGATGTCGGGGGAATCGTCATCCTTGGGCAcgccctctctcccactctgtgtCTACTCGTAGCGGTAGCCACGTTACGGAAGCTGAGGCTCGTAGACTGAATCCACGTTTTTTAAAAGCTTGCTGATTTCCCACGGTATCTGGCTAATGGCCTCGGCTTCCACAGCTTTGCAGAAATCACAATTAAAGTCCCGGTTGTCACCGTCAGTTCCCAGCTTGGATGCTTGGTCGGCGTGTTCTTTGCCCGGCCGGAACTGGAATTAGCTTTGAGTGCACACGGAAGTAAaaataagagaagcggcgtggtgtggggggaaagggcacgggcctggagtcggggggatctgggttcaaatcccagccctgcaggCTGTTTGctctgtgggcttgggcaagtcacttcacctctctgggcctccactgcctcatctgtaaaatggggattttccccatttcctccctccaatttagaccgtgagccccatacgggacacgAACTGCGTCCCACCTAATAAAActcgcatctgccccagtgcttgatgtattctaagtgctcaacaattaccatgCGAAAGATGGTATATACAGAGCACTTATATaaacccccctctagaccgtaagctcgctgtgggcagggaacgtgtctgtttattcttatacgtactctcccaagcgcttagagaagcagtgtggtcttaaaccccattttagagatggggtaactgaggctcagaggagtgaagtgatttgcccaaggtcacacagcagacatcatcatcaatcgtatttattgagcgcttactatgtgcagagcactgtactaagcgcttgggaagtacaaattggcaacatatagagacagtccctacccaacagtgggcggtgtcgggattcgaacccatgacctctgagtccaaggcccgtgctctttccactgagccacgctgcttctcttgtacttcccaagcgcttagtacagtgctctgcacacagtaagcgctcaataaatacgattgaatgaatggaaagagcctgggctttggagtcagaggtcatgggttcaaatccccgctccgccacttgtcagctgtgtgactttgcgcaagtcgcttcacttctctgggcctcagttccctcatctgtaaaatggggatgaagactgggagccccccgtgggacaacctgatcaccttggatttcccccagcgcttagaacagtgctttgcacgtagtaagcgcttaataaatgccatcatcatcatcattagcacagtgctccatacagagtaagcgttcaaataccattgaatcaaTAACCGAATGCTTACTATCGGTcaagcatcatcaatcgtcatcaatcatatttattgagcgcttaccgtgtgcagagcactgtactaagcgcttgggaagtacaagttggcaacatatagaggcggtccctacccaacagtgggctcacagtcattttgtTAGATACTGGGGTAGAGAGATAACCAATCGATGGACACTTACTggacgcagagcactgaactgagcatttgggagagagcagtggagttggtagacgtgattcccgccctcaaggagcttacagtttagtgggggagacggatagtaagcgctcaataaatgcgattgatgatgatgatgatgatattacaatAAAGGTAAACAAAGCAGACACCGTTTCTATTCCACCCGGGCCTCACATTCTGAAAGGAAGAACAGGAACGTTGGCCGcactttcagatgaggaaactgaggcacagagggatagttctctgtctcccccttttagactgtgagcccactgttgggcagggactgtctctagatgttgccaatttggacttcccaagcgcttagtccagtgctctgcacacagtaagcgctcaataaatacgattgatgatgatgatgatgatagctcacGGACGGTTGCACGGGGGTCAGGCAACGGAGCTGAGCCTAGATCGTGGGTTTCGACTCCCAGGCTGCCGGGTCAAATTGGCTGCGCCGTCGCCCATCGCTTCTGCAACCCCAGAGCTTTGGGATTGGGGGATTTCGGAGTGGGATTTCGGCCAAATGTCAGCGTGCCCCAAGATGGCTGTTAATTAAGAAAGCACAAAGATCCAGAGGGTCCGACCTCGGATAATAAGCCCCTCGGTCTGACTTTGGACTCCCAGCAATCTCTCCGGTCCCCGTCCCCCGAACCTAGAATCGCTCTCCGTCCAGCCGGTAGAAACCAAGGCCCCGCCTCTGAAAATAGGAAACCGGCCCCGTGGCTgatactaataatcaatcaatcgtatttattgagcgcttactgtgtgcagagcactggactaagcgcttgggaagtccgagttggcagcatagagggacggtccctacccaacagcgggctcacagtctagaagggggagacagagaacaaaacaaaacatattaaaataaatagaatagatatgtacaagtaaaatagagtaataaatccgtacaaacatatcatcatcaatcgtatttattgagcgcttactatgtgcagagcactgtactaagcacttgggaagtacaaattggcaacatatagagacagtccctacccaacagtgggctcacagtctaaaagggggagacggagaacaaaaccaaacatactaacaaaataaaataaatagaatagataggtacaaataaattaaatagagtaaaaaaatacgtacaaacatatatacatatatacaggtgctgtggggaagggaaggaggtaaggcggggggggatagcgcttactatgtgcaaagcactgttctaagtgctggggaggatacagggtgatcaggttgtcccacttggggctcacagtcttcatccccattttccagatgagggaactgaggcccggagaagtgaagtgactcgcccaaagtcacccagctgacaattggcggagccgggatttgaacccatgacttctgactccaaagcccaggctccgtTTCTCTGATGGAACAAGGAGCCAGGGAGTTGCGGGGCAACAGCAAGGGCAGATCTAGAGCCCGTCGGTGGCTTCAAGACCCCAGCTGCGGCCAAAACTACCCCGGAATCGGGGGCCCGGCCTCCTGCCCCTCGCTGAGGTAGACGgcccttcaagcgcttagtacagtgctctgcacacagtaagcgctcaataaatacgattgatgatgacgggcaGACCGAGGGGGTGGCAGTAGCACTGCTTGGGAGATTTAAAAATCAAGGTGGCCCTAAGGATTCAGGAAACAAATGAAAATAATCCACGCAAACCTCCCAAAGTGGTTGGACTTGGGGAGATTTATTTAAAGAAACTTAAAAaacgatgaataataataataataatggtatttgttaagcgcttactatgtgcaaagcactgttctaagcgctggatgaagaaTGGAGCACGATAACCCATGGAACGGGAAAATAAATAGCGAGTCGAATTTTCTCTCAGGTGAAGGATTAATTGAATCAGACAATGGGGTAGAATAAAGGTATTGGGAAGAAGAGGTGATTTACATCAGGCgggaattcagtcagtcagtcaacagtacttattgagcgcctactaagtggagagcactgtatcaagcgtttGAAATAATTCCATTTCCCCCTAAGATTTTTCCCTTGCCCACACAATCTTTAAAAGGTTCATGCTGCAAAATATGGGAGAATCAATCCGACGTTCtttaacttaatcaatcaatcaatcaatcaatcgtatttattgagcgcttactatgtgcagagcactgtactaagcgcttgggaagtacaaattggcaacacatagagacagtccctacccaacagtgggctcacagtctaaaagggggagagagagaacagaaccaaacataccaacaaaataaaataaataggatagaaatgtacaagtaaaataaataaatcaataaatagagtaataaatatgtacaaccatatatacatatatacaggtgacatatatacatatatatatatacatatatacatacatatatatacatatatacatatatacaacttaATAAAAGGTATTCACCCGCTTAATACAGAACACAGGGGTCTCAAGCACCTGCTCTAATTTAAGCTATCTGCAGCAATCAActgaattaattgagcacttcctgtgtagcagagcactgtactaagcgcttgggagagcacagtgcaacagagttggtagacacattccctgcccacagctacgACCCTCTGTTCTTTActcagaagtacaaatcggtctatcagtagcatttatgagaagcagcgtggctcagtggaaagagcacgggctctggagtcagagatcatgggttcaaatcccggctccgccacttagctgtgtgactttgggcaagtcacttaacttctctgggcctcagatccctcgtctgtaaaatggggattaagactgtgagctccccgtgggacaacctgatcaccttgtaacctcgccagtgcttagaatggtgctttgcacgtagtaagcccttaataaatgccatcatcatcatcatctatcgagcacttactgtgggcagacactctattgagcgcttgggagagtacaaaacaacagcactgtaataaggggtCCGATATCCAATTCATTTgtggttcattcatccatatttactgagcgcttactgctgtactaagcgctgggaaagtacaattcggcaagagatacagacaatccccacccaacaacgggcaggaATTAAGGTTTTCACAATCAATTCCAAAGGACGCGTCCACTGATGGATAGCATCCGCCGAACGACTTCACGGAAATTATCTCCTCACTTCTCAGCTACAGAGAGACCAATTCCACACTCCGTCTAGATAAATATTCTTTCCGAAAGCCGTCCGAAAAAAGGATCAAAAGCCctcagttctcaatcaatcaatcaatcgtatttattgagcgcttaccgtgtgcagagcactggactaagttctcaGAGTCGATTTCTCTGTTCTAAATCCTTGACTTTTTTCAGTCCTTCCGGATGATGTATCAATTTCGGATCTCATTGCCTTCTCAGCAGtttagctaatcaatcaatcaaccgtaatCGGCCACAAAAACATTTCCGGCCCGAATTTATTCATCTTGCCTATTACTATACCTGCTTTATAATTTCCTATCAACAGTCAAACGCGTATTAAGAGTAGAAATGTCATCCTGAACATTTTTAACCTTTTCTTTTTACGCCTCGAACAAGTTGGGAaagttaatcttttttttttttagcagaaaaCCTAGATCCTCGCCCTTCTTGGtatttgtgttgccaacttgtacttcccaagtgcctagtacagtgctctgcacacagtaagcgctcaataaatacaattgattgattgatttttgtccccagcttttctcttcctctcctccccgccgtTTTCAAAAGCCTTGAGCTTCCCGAAGAATGGAAAAGGAGACTATGTTGCAGTGGAAGTTTGTAATCGGGGCTAACTtggatctttcccagcgcttagtaccatccttggcacatagtaagtgcccaccaAATACCGTAAAAGAAAAAAAGGTCAGTTGCACGAGCACTGGAACGAGTTGGGAGCATAAAAAAAAGATAGCAGTATTCAAAGAGAGTGGAAATAAttcaataggagaagcagcgtggctcagtggaaagagcctgggctttggagtcaggggtcatgggttcaagtcccggctccacccattgtcagctgggtgactttgggtgagtcacttcacttctctgggcctcagttccctcatctgtaaaatggggatgaagactgtgagccccccgtgggacaacctgatcaccttgttaaccaccccagcgcttagaacagtgctttgcacatagtaggctgtgagcccacttttagagtgtgagcccactgttgggtagggactgtctttatatgttgccaacttgtacttcccaagcgcttagtacagtgctctgcacacagtaagcgctcaataaatacaattgattgattgattgattagtaagcgcttagtaaatactatcattattattaatagtgataatgatggtatttgttaagcgcttactatgtgctggggtggatacaaggtaatgggactgggcatagcccctgtcccgcatggggctcacagccttaatctccactttacagatgaggtaactgaggcctggagaagttaactgacatgcCCCAGGCCCCACGGCGGagtcgaattagaacccatgacctcctcccagacgcgtgctctatccactgtgccacgctgcttccctgacaaGGAGctgcagcacttaataataataataatggcatttattaagcgcttactatgtgcaaagcactgttctaagcactggggaggttacaaggtgatcagggtgtcccatggggggctcacagtcttcgtccccattttacagatgaggtcactgaggcacagagaagtgaaatgacttgcccaaagtcacgcagctgacaattggtggagtcaggatttgaacccatgagcacttgacaaataccatcatcgtaaaggttgccaatccaagtgcaagggtgatgcagaagggaatgggagaagaggaaatgagggcttagtgagggaagatttctcggaggaggtgtgccttcaataagagggaaagggggtaagtcagatgggaagggggagagagtcttgaaactcatgacctctgagtccaaagcccgggctctttccacttagccacgcctCGCGGGCAGGGCCAGGGTCTTTTAGCCTCCATTGTACTCACCCGAGGGCTTAAATTGCGCGCCCCACTCGTAGTAGACGCTCACAAAATGATGGAGTGAAGGAGGCGCCTCTCTGGCCCGCGCGTCCTAGGCCGCGCCGCGCAGGCGCACACGGCGCCCTCTTCCTGCCGCTCCATCCCTTCGCCGCTTCCTCCGGTTTCCATAGCAACCGGCGGGCAGGCGGCGCGGGCCGTGTGCAAAAGCAGGCCGCGCCGCGCAAGCgcattcattcaacgtatttcattcattcattcattcgatcgtatttcattcattcattcgtatttcattcattcattcattcaatcgtatttcattcattcattcaatcgtatttcattcgttcattcattcgatcgtatttcattcattcattcattcattcgatcatacttcattcattcattcaatcgtatttcattcattcattcaatcatacttcattcattcattcattcaatcatacttcattcattcattcaatcgtatttcattcattcattcaatcatacttcattcattcattcattaatcatacttcattcattcattcattaatcatacttcattcattcattcattcattgaattgtatttcattcattctttcaatcgcatttcattcactcaatcgtatttcattcattcattcagtcatatttattgagcgcttactgtgtgcagcacactggactaagcgcttggaaagtccaagttggcaatatctagagacagtccctacccagcagcgggctcacagtctagaagggggagacagacaacaaaacaacacatagtaacaaaataaaataaatagaagagtcaatatgtacaagtagtggatagaatccaggcctgggagtaggaaggacctgggttctaatcccgctctgccacttgtctgccttgtgatctttattgagcacttactgtgtgcagagcactgtactaagcgcttgggaagtacaagttggcaacatatagagatggtccctacccgacagcggactcacagtctagaagggggagacagacaacaaaacaaaaagtattcacaaaataaaataaatagagtaatgaatccgtacagcgtggctcagtggaaagagcccggggtttggagtcagaggtcatgggttcgaatcccagctctgccacatgtctgctgtgtgaccttgggcaagtcacttaacttctctgtgcctcagttccctcatcagtaaaatggggattaagattgtgagccccacgtgggacaacgtgatcaccttgtatctaccccagcgcttagaacagtgctctgcacatagtaagcacttaacaaatgccatcattattattattatatacatatagatgctgtgcggaggggaaggaggtaaggcagggggatggggagggggagaagggggagaggaaggagggggctcagtgtgggaaggcctcctggaggaggtgagctctcagtagggctttgaagggtctcccccttctaggctgtgagtccactgttgggtagggaccgtctctagatgttgccaacttggacttaccaagcgcttagttcagtgctctgcacacagtaagcgctcaacaaatacgattgaatgaatgaatgaagggaggaagagagctagcttggcggatgtgcggagggaggacgtaggcctcttcctgcctctccatccctccgcctCCGGTTTCCATAGCAACCGACGGGCAGGCGGCGCGGGCCGTGCGCAAAAGCAGGGCCTCCGAGTCGGGCCGAACTACATTACCCACAACGCCCCGCTCGCCGGCGCCTGCGCAGTTGGCGCCCCCGGGGCCTGGAGCGCTTGGCCGTCGAgcagctgaggaggaagaggaggagaaggagggaaattgTGAGGAGACACCATCCTTTCTCCTCATCATACAAGGGGTCCGCACCCTtagtgtgtgattgtgtgtgtctgtgtgtgattgTGTTTTTGTGGGAGAGGTGCCCCTTCTTCCCTTAGCCTTGACAACAGGCTGGGCCTCGCTAAGCCCCGGATGTTGAGGGCCAGAGCCGGGCCCTGACCATTCGGTCCTgtttgtagtcattcattcaggcgtatttattgagcgcttactgtgtgcagagcactgtactaagcgcttggaaagtccaagttggcaacatatag
Proteins encoded in this region:
- the GGPS1 gene encoding geranylgeranyl pyrophosphate synthase produces the protein MEVTQEASERILLEPYKYLLQLPGKQVRTKLSQAFDHWLNVPEDKKQVIIEVTEMLHNASLLIDDIEDNSKLRRGFPVAHSIYGIPSVINSANYVYFLGLEKVLTLNHPDAVRLFTRQLLELHQGQGLDIYWRDNYTCPTEEEYRAMVLQKTGGLFGLAVGLMQLFSSYKEDLKPLLDTLGLFFQIRDDYANLHSKEYSENKSFCEDLTEGKFSFPTIHAIWSRPESTQVQNILRQRTENVDIKKYCVHYLEDAGSFEYTRQTLKALESEAYKQIEALGGNPELVALIRHLSEMFREDDGN